GCCGGTGGTCGTGACCGGCGGCCACACCGCCGCGCACGACCCGGAGCAGGACGAGGTGGTCCCCGTGTCCTTCTGGAACAGGTACACCGTCCGAGCCTGGCCGTCGACCACGATCTGTCCGAGTGCCCCCACGCTCGCCGTCTTCATGGTTCCGCCGGGCGCGGCGCCGCCGGTGGGCGCGACCGAGGACGGGGGCGACATCGTCGGGGAGGACGGGGGAGAGGTCGTCGGGGACGAGGTGCTCGACCCGCCGCCGCATCCGGCGACCGCGGCCGCGACCACGGCGGCCGCGCCGACGGCCAGCGGCCCCGCGGTCCGTGCTCGGCGGCGCCGCCGGACGGCGGACGGACCGGGTGAACGGACGCCGGCCGAGTACTCATCGAACATGCGTGCCCTCCCTTCGGAGCGCGGTACCGGACGGCCGGTACCTTCCTTGGCGCCGCATACCCGCGCGGTGTGGGGAGCGAACTGCTCCTTCCCGGCCATGAACTGGTCTTTTCCGCTGCTGAACGACCGTTGGCATGCCGATGGCCGCGCGAGGAGCCGGCGGCCGGGGAAGTTGGGACTCACCAGCCCGAGGCGTTGAGAACGGCCGTTCCAGCGACGGTCGCGCTTACTGACGTTCGCCGAGACGGCGTCTCAGGCCCGTTCGCATGCGGGGGGACGCGCCCGGCAGAGCGGCCAGATGACGCAACTCCTCCGGCCGCAGTTCCCGGCGCGCGGCGAGCGCGAGCACCGCCGCGTACGGGCGGGTCGTGGAGGTCCGCAAGCGTGCCTCCAGTTCGGCCAGCACCTTGAGCAGCACCTCGCGATCGGCGTTCGGGTGCTCGGCGAGCAGACGCAGAAGCCGGCCGTCGTTCCACGCGCTGTCACGGTTCGAGCACAGCTCGTCCAGGACGCGCGCGGGTGTGCTCGGATTGGCGGCCAGCTCCTGCCAGACGAACGGGTAGGGGGACCGGGCGAGATGGCGGAAGGTGCGCACATCGGTTTCCGGGTCGCGGGCCGCGTCGCGGTAGTCCGCCGGTGTACGGAAGTGCGGGGGCGCCTCGTCCGGCTCGCCTTGGCTCACCTGGGGCAATCTACGCCCTGACCTCCGGTCCTCTGCGGTTTGGGCATGGCGGACGAGACGGAGCGGCTGGCGGGCTTCCTGTACGAGATCGGGCTCCTCAAGCGCTACCGGCGCACGGGGTGGCTGGCCTGGATCGACAGCTCACTGGCCCAGCTCCGGACCGGGTCGGCCCGGCGCCTCGCCGAGCAGGCCCAGAAGACCGGCTCCCTCGACTGGCTCGCACGCGCCCTGAACGGCCCCGGCGAACCGTAGAGGCCTCGGCGGGTCAGTCCGGGACGCCCGCGGCGAGCATGGGGGTGAGGGTGAGGTCGGGGTGTTCGCGTTCGATCGCGCGCACCCGCCACTTGTCGACGAAGACCGCGATGTACGAGCCGTCGAGGGTGCGGGTGAGCACCTCGACGCCGCGGCGCCCGTCGAGCGTCTCGGCGGACTCCTTGTCGGTGATGCGGGCGGTCGTGTAGTCGAGGCGGGACAGCTCGACCGGGGCGCCGAACTCGTCGGCCATCCGCGCGGTGAACACGTCGAACTGGAGGGGGCCGACCGCGGCCAGGACGGGGGCCTGGTCGCCGCGCAGGTCGCTGCGCAGGACCTGCACGACGCCCTCGCTGTCGAGCTGGTCGATGCCGCGGCGGAACTGCTTGGCGCGGCTGTTGTCCTTGACCCGCGCCACCATGAAGTGCTCGGGGGCGAACGCCGGGATCGGCGGGAACGTCACGGGGGTCTTGGTGTAGAGGGTGTCGCCCACGGTCAGGCCGGAGGCGTTGGGCAGCCCGATCACGTCTCCGGGGTAGGCGGCGTCCAGGGTGGAGCGGTCGCGGCCGAAGACCGTCTGGGCGTACTTGGTCGCCAGCGGGCGCCCGGTCGGGGCGTGGGTGAGGGTCGCGCCGCGCTCGAAGCGGCCCGAGCAGACGCGGATGAAGGCCAGCCGGTCGCGGTGCGCCCGGTCCATGCCCGCCTGCACCTTGAACACCTGCCCGGAGAACGGCGCCGTCACCGGGCGCGCGTGCCCGGCGGCGTCGGTGCGGGCGGACGGCGCGGGCGCCAGGCGGCGCACGGTGTCGAGCAGCGCGCTCACGCCGAAGTTGGGCAGCGCGGCGCCGAACAGCACGGGAGTGCAGGAGCCGGCGGCGAAGGCCTCCATGTCGAGGACGGCGCCGATCTCCTCAAGCAGCGCCAGCTCCTCGTTGGCGGTGACCCAGGCCTGGCCCTCCTCCGCGGCGGCCCGGTCGGCCGGGACGCGTTCGGCGGCGGCGCGGGTGGCGCCGCCGGGCGTGCGGCGGAACCGGGTGTAGGAGCCGTCGGCGCGGTCGATCAGGCCGCGGAAGTCCCCGGCGATGCCGACCGGCCAGTTCAGCGGCGCCGGGTGCAGGCCGATGCGCTGCTCGACCTCGTCCAGCAGCTCCAGCGGCTCGCGGCCCGGCCGGTCCCACTTGTTGACGAACGTGATGACGGGGATGCCGCGGTGCCGGCACACGTCGAACAGCTTGAGCGTCTGCGCCTCCAGGCCCTTGGCCGAGTCCAGCAGCATGATCGCCCCGTCGACGGCGGCCAGCACCCGGTAGGTGTCCTCGGAGAAGTCCGCGTGGCCCGGGGTGTCGAGCAGGTTCAGCAGGGTGTCGCCGAACTCGAACCGCAGCACCGAGGAGGTGATGGAGATGCCGCGGGAGCGCTCCATGTCCATCCAGTCCGAGCGGACGCCGCGCCGCCCGGCCTTGCCGTGCACGGCGCCTGCCTGCTCGATGGCCTGCGCGTGCAGGGCGAGGGCCTCGGTCAGGGTGGACTTGCCGGCGTCCGGGTGACTGATCACCGCGAACGTCCGGCGCCGCGCCGCCTCCGCCGCAACGTCCTCCGCAGTGCCGATTCCGGCGCTCACCAGGCTCCCCTCTCCGCCGACCGTCCCCCCTACTCTAGGGTCGATTTCCCCCTCGAAGAGATGCGCGGGCCGCCGACCTTTCCGGACCGGGTCCGCTCCGGTGCCGCGCCCGCCTTTGTCAGCCGGTGGGGAGGTGGGGGGCGGTCGTGGCGTGCAGGGCCAGGGAGAGTTCGACGGCGCTGTCGACGACGGCGTCGAGGTCGTCGCCCAGGCGGCCGTCGGCCCACTGCCGGGCGAGCTCGGTCATGGCGCCGGTGAACATCGTCGCGGCGACGACGACGGGGAGCGGCGGGCTCTCGGCGCGGCTCATCGCGAGGACGCCCTCCAGCAGGGCGTCCTGCGCGGCGCGGCGGCGCTCGGCCAGGACCTCGTTGCCGTGCGCCTCGGCGAACAGGACGCGGCCCCGGCGGGGGTCGTCGCTGATGAAGCTCAGCACGCCGCGGACGCCGGCGCGCGTGCGGACGTCGGGGCGGGGGCCCGCCCCGTCCAGGGCGCGGGCCAGGACCTCGCCGAGGGCGGCGGCCTCCCGGTCGTAGACGGCGGCGAGCAGCTCGCCGGTGTCGGCGAAGTTCTCGTAGAAGTAGCGCGTGTGCAGCTCGGCCTCGCGGCACACGGCGCGGACGGTGAGGGCGGCCTCGCCCTCCTCGCCGAACAGCCGGAACGCGGCCCGGACGAGCATGGCGCGCCGCTCGTCGCGGCGCCGGCCCGCGGGGACGCCGGCCCACCGCGTGGACGAGGCCGTGCGCGTGCTCGCCATGCCGGTCACCCTACCCGGCGGGCCGGGGACCCGCCGAAGTCTGGACACGCATGTACCCAGACACTTACTCTGGACACACTTGTCACCAGAATGGGCCGGGAGTGCGGCATGCCATCGAGGACCAACATCATCGCGGCGCGGTTCGAGCGGGCCTTCGACGCCGAGATCCGCTCCAGGTTCTTCCGCGGTCTGGAGTTCGCCGGACCGCAGGGGGACCCCGGCTGGTTCGGGCCCGGCAGCGCGGTCTGGTACGTCCACTCTCACCTGCCGACCCTGCTGCTCGGGCTGGTCGGGGCCGCCTACATCGAGGGCCTGGACCCGAGCATCAGCTGGATGGCCTACGACCACTCCCGCATCCCCGAGCGCGTCGACGGCGTCCCGACCGGCGGCATCGACCCCGAGGGCGCGGCCGTGCGGCTCGGGCACTCCCTGTCGTTCTTCATCGGGACGGCCTACGGCTCCACCGCGACGGCCGAGCGCCTCGCCCGGACCGTCCGCGCCATGCACCACACGGTGAAGGGCACCCGCCCGGACGGGCTGGCCTACGACGCCGACGACCCCGACTGGCTGCGCTGGAACTACGCGACCGTGGTGTGGGGGCTGGCGACCGCGCACGAGCGCTACCACCGCCGCCCGCTCAAGGGCGACGACCTGGAGCGCTACTACCGCGAGTTCGTCCGCGTCGGCGAGGCGCTCGGCGGGACGGACCTGCCCGCCACCAAGGCGGACGTCGCCGAGTGCCTGGAGTCCTACCTGCCCCGCCTCGCGATCACCCCCATCAAGGCGTTCGGGACCGGGCCCAACCTGCGCGACAGCAAGACCAGGCCGTGGGAGCCCGGCAGCCCGTTCATGGACTGGGCCGCCCGCGACATGCTGCCGGAGTGGGCGCGCAAGCTCGCCCTCTACCAGCCGCCGAACCCGGTGACGCTGCGGCTGCGCAGGACGGCGCTGTGGGTCGTCCTCAACGCGCTGCACGACGCCACCGGGCCGCTGCCGGAGTTCCGCCAGGCGCGGGCCCGCGTCGCGGCGGGCGTGTCGGCGCCGGTCGCCTCCACCGCGCCGGACGGGCCCGACCCGGTGCTGTCGCGCGCGGAAGTCGAGGCCACGGCCTGACCCGCGGAACGGCGTTCCGGCGAACAAAGCCGCCGCGTTGGCCGATCTCGCCCAAAGACGCGGTCCGATTTCGTGATGGCCTCAATGGGCCAAGGGAGGGGCCGATCCGAGACCTAGGGTGGAAGGCGCTGTGTCCGTCGGGGAGTAGGGGCAGACCTTGGACGATCCGCGAGCGCCGCATCCGCCCCCCGTTCCAGAGATCGACACCACGGTGTCGCATTCGGCGCGGATCTGGGATTACTGGCTGGGCGGCAAAGAGAATTACGAAGTGGACCGCCGGCTCGGCGACCAGATAGCGGCGGTGCTGCCCGACATCGTGGAGCAGGCCCGCGCCGACCGGCTCTTCCTCGGCAGGGCGGTGCGCTTCCTGGCAGGCGAGGCGGGCGTCCGGCAGTTCCTCGACATCGGGACGGGGCTGCCGACCGCCGACAACACCCACGAGGTCGCCCAGCGCGTGGCGCCGGACGCCAGGGTCGTCTACGTCGACAACGACCCGCTGGTCCTGACGCACGCGAGGGCCCTGCTGGCCGGCACCCCGGAGGGCGCGACCGACTACCTCGACGCCGACCTGCGCGACACCGAGGCCGTTCTGCGCGGGGCCGGTGCCACGCTCGACCTGACCCGGCCGGTCGCGATCACGATGCTCGGCGTGATGTGGCACGTCACCGACGACGCCGAGGCGCTCGGCATCGTCCGCGGGCTGATGGCGGGAACGGCGCCCGGCAGTTACCTCGCCATCGCGCATCCGACGACCGAGATCACCGGCGAGCGGATGGCGGCGGCGATCCGGGAGTGGAACAGGTTCGGCGAGCCGCCCGGCATCCACCGCACTCCCCGGCAGATCGAGAACCTTTTCCAGGGGCTGGATCTCGTCGAACCCGGCGTCGTCTCCTGCACCAGGTGGCGTCCGGAGGCGACACCGTTCGGGGAGCCCGAGGAAATGGACCAGTTCTGCGGCGTCGCGCGCAAGCCCGACGGGCCATGAGCCCCGTCCCGGCGGGACGGATCGGCGCCGCGCTCGCGGCCGGCCTCGGCGCCGACGAGTCGGCGGGGCCGACGATGCCGAGGCTGGTGCTGGCGGCCCACCTGCGCAGGCTGCGCGCGCGGCGCGGGCTGAGCGCGCGGGCCGCGGCGCGGGCCCTCGGCTCCGAGGACCGGCTCGCCGCCCTGGAGTCCGGCGTCACGCGCTGTGGGATCGACGACGTGCTGGCGCTGAGCGAGCTGTACGGGGTCAGGGAGCACGCCACCCGGGTCGCGCTGCTGGAGCTGGCGCGGCAGTCCCACCGTCCCGGCTGGTGGCAGCCGTACCGAAGGATCATCCCCGACTGGTTCCTGCCCTACGTCGGCGCGGAGCAGATCGCCGCCGTCATCCGCTGCTACGCCGTCCGGTACGTCCCCGATCTTCTGCAGACCGCCGAGTACGCCCGGGCCCGGCTCGCGTCCGCCTGGGGCGCGGGCCCCGTGGAGGAGGTCGACGCGCGGGTGCGGCTGCGGCTGCGGCGGCAGGACGTCCTGCACCGGGCCTCGCCCGCGTGCGTGTGGACGGTCCTCGACGAGGCGGCGCTGCGCCGCCCGGTCGGGGGGCGGGCCACGATGTTCCGGCAGATCGAGCATCTGCTGGAGCTGTGCGACCTGCCGAACGTCACGCTCCAGATCCTGCCGCTCGCCGGCGCCGGCCATGCCGCGCCGGCCGGCGCCATGACGCTGCTCCGGCTGCCCCACGATGATCTGGCCGACGTCGTCTACCTCGAACAGCTGGACAACGCCATCTATCCGGACCTGCCGTGGGAACGGGACCACCACCGGCACGCCATGAACGTGCTGGCCACCCGGGCGTCGCCGCCGGCCCGCACGCCGCTGATCCTGAAGGAGCTGGTCTCCGCATTGTGACGGGGCCGTGTCGTATGACGCAGACGCCCGCCGCCGCGCTGTGACATCGTGTCCCGCGATCGATGGCGAGCACCACGCGCGCCGTCCCGTCCCGGCGGTCCACTCCTGTCACCCCCCGGCCGGGGCCCTCCGGGCGGGCGGCGGAGAGAACGAGGACGCGATGCCCGACGAGCAGCCCGAAGCCTCCGCTCTCCGGGTGTTCAAGCACCGGATCAAGGAGCTCTACGAGCGGGCCGGAGCGCCCAAGCCGACGGTGGTGAACCAGATCGTCGGGGACCTGGAGGAGTTCTATCCGCTGATGGGAGGGCGCAGCACACTGCCGACGAGTGTCGGGCGCTCGACGCTGAACCAGGTCGTCAACGGCGTGCGCCTCCCGTCCGCGAGCATGCTGGCGGTGATCGTCCTCGCCCTGGGGCGGTGCGGCCGGGAGAACGGCGGCCTCGCCGAGGACCCGGGCCCCTCCGCCCTGGGGGAGTGGCACCGCCTGCTCCGGGAGGCGAAGGCGGAGGAGAGCGCGCGCGCCCGTGCCGGGTCCGGCGGCGGTGGCGGCGCGCGGACGGCCCGCGCGGCCGATCCGGTGCGGCTCGAACCGGGCGAGCGCGCGGTGCTCGACGCGCACGGCCCGTACGCCTCGGCGCTGGCGGCGCGGGCCGAGCGCGGCGACCGCGACGCCGTCTACGAGATCGCGGTGCTGCTCGCCTGCGGAACGGGCCGCGGCCTCAAGGCGGCGGCCTACCTGGTGAACGCCGCGGCGGCGGGTCAGAGCGCCGCGCCGGACCTGCTGCCCGCCGACGACGGGGAGGTCGACGGGCGGCTGGCGCGGGCGCACGCGCATGCCCTGGCGTACGCGGCCGGGCGGTACGGCGACGAGGACGCGGCGCGCGCGTTCCGATCCTGCGGGGCCGCGCCGGAGGCCCGCCCGCCGCGTCCGGCAGGCGCACCGGACAACTAGCCGAAATATCGGACGAATAGCCGAAATTGCGACGATCTCCTGCATTCGTCGGCGTTCCGCGTCGTTCCCCGGCGTATCGCATGCGCCCCTGCCGGTCTTTTTTGGATGAAGTGCCACGGAACTGACTAAGCACACGAAAGAGTCAGGTGATCGCTGACAGAAGCGGTCGATCTTCGTGGAGGAGAAGTACGGCAATGGCGCCCAGCTTCCAGAGCGACGATCCCCTGGTCGAAGCTCTCTTTCTCGGCATGTCCCGGCGGCGCGGAGCGGGGCGGTGCCTCGCGCGGCGGCTGTACCGCCGCCTCGCCCGCCGGCGCGGCGGCGGCGTGCGGCCCCGCTGCCGCGTCGTCCTCGCCCTGGACATCGCCCGCTTCACGAGCCGGGACGACGCCGCGCAGGTCCACCTGCGCGCGGTCATGTACCGGATCGTCGAGGACGCGCTCACGGCGGCGCGCATCGGGCGGCGCGGCAGCCGGCGGGAGGACCGGGGCGACGGGGTCCTGATGGTCCTGCAGTCGCGGGCCAGTCTTGACACGGTCCTTCCGGAGTTCTTCGGGAAGATCCGCGAAGGGGTCCAGGCCTACAACGCGACCGCCGTTCCCTCGGAACGGCTGCGGCTGCGGGCCGCCCTGCACGCGGGATTCCTGCACCGCGACAGGAACGGGGTGTCGGGCGGCACGGTCAACCTGGTGTTCCGGATGCTGGACGCGCCCACCGTGAAGCGGCGCCTCGACGACGAGGACGCCGACTTCGCGCTCGCCGTCTCCCCCAACGTCTACGAGGCGGCCACCGGATACCGGCTGATCGACGGCGAGGACTTCGAGCTGATCGACATCGACGTCAAGCAGACCCGCACGAGCGCGTGGCTCTACCTCGCGCCGCCGCCCGGCGGCGTGCCGCCCGGGAAGGCGCCGCCCGGGTCCGCGTGGCACGGGCCGCACCCGACCCGCGTCGGCGGCTGACCGGATCTCCCTCTCGCCCCGGAGGGGAACCGAATGCCATTCTGGTGTTCAGGCCGGGACGGAAGCTTGGAGGGGCCATGGCGATCGCCATCAGCGACGAACACCGCGAGCTGGCACGGACGGCGCGCGCGTTCCTGCGCGACCAGCGGGCGCGGGCGGCGAACCGCGCGCTGCTGGACGCCGAGAAGGAGACCCTGCCCGCCTTCTGGGGGGAGTTCGCCGCGCTGGGACTGCTCGGCCTGCACCTTCCCGAGGAGCACGGCGGCGGGGGAGCGGGCCTTCCGGAGCTGGTCGTGGTCGCCGAGGAGCTCGGCCGCGCGGTCGCTCCCGGCCCGATGCTGCCGACGATGATCGCGTCCGCCGTGCTCGCCGCCTCGGGCGACGGGGAGCTGCGGGCCCGGCTCCTGCCCGGCCTCGCGTCGGGCGCGACCCCGGCGGCCCTCGGGCTGGACGGCGCGCTCACCGTGACCGGCGGCGCCGCCACCGGGGACGCGGGCGTCGTGCTGGGCGGCGGCCTCGCGGAACTGCTCGTCCTGCCCGCCGGCGACGACATGGTCGTCGTGCGGGCGGGCGCGCCGGGCGTCGCGGTCGAGGTGCCCGGCAACCTGGACCCGTCCCGCCGCTCCGCGCGCGTGCGGCTCGACGGCGCCGCCGTGGAGGTCCTCGCCGGGGCCCGCGCGCACGCGACCGCCGTCGCCCGGACGCTGGTGTCCGCCGAGGCGGTCGGCGGCGCGCTGGAGTGCGTCGACACCGCCACCGCGTACGCCAAGGCGCGGCGGCAGTTCGGGCGGCCGATCGCGACGTTCCAGGCCGTCAAGCACCACTGCGCGAACATGCTCGTCGCCGCGGAGCTCGCCACGGCCGCGGTGTGGGACGCGGCGCGGGCCGCGGCCGGTCCGTCCGACCAGTTCGAGCTGGCCGCGGCCGTGGCGGCGGCGCTCGCCCTGCCCGCCTTCACCTCCGACGCGGGGCTGAACATCCAGGTGCACGGCGGCATCGGATTCACCTGGGAGCACGACGCGCACCTGCTGCTGCGCCGCGCCGCGACGCTGGAGGCCGTCGCCGATCCGCACGCCGCGGAGCGGGACGTGACCCGGCTGCGGGCCGCGGGGGTCGTCCGGGAGGCGAGCCTCGACCTGCCGCCCGAGGATGAGGCGCGGCGCGCGGAGATCCGCGAGCTGGCCCGGGAGATCGCCGCGCTGCCCCCGGCCGAGCAGCGCGAGAGGCTCATCGAGACCGGCTACGTCCAGCCGCACTGGCCGCGCCCCTGGGGGGTGGAGGCGAGCGCCGGGTCGCAACTGGTCATCGAGGACGAGTTCCGCGCCGCCGGCGTGAAGCGTCCCCAGCTCGGCATCACCGGCTGGGTGATCCTCACGCTCGTCCAGCACGGCACCCAGGACCAGATCGACCGGTGGGTGCGCCCGGCGCTCACCGGCGAGGAGGTCTGGTGCCAGCTGTTCAGCGAGCCCGACGCCGGGTCGGACGCGGCGGCGGTCAGGACCCGCGCCGTCAAGGTGGAGGGCGGCTGGCTCGTCAACGGCCAGAAGGTGTGGACGAGCGGCGCCCAGTACTGCCGCTGGGGCTTCGCCACCGTCCGCACCGACCCCGACGCGCCGAAGCACTCCGGCGTCACGATGGTCGTCGTCGACATGCACCACCCGGGCGTGGAGGTCCGGCCGCTGCGCCAGACGACCGGCACCTCCGACTTCAACGAGGTGTTCTTCTCCGACGTCTTCGTCCCCGACGCCGATGTCGTCGGGGAACCGAACAAGGGCTGGACGGTCGCCCGCGCCACCCTCGGCAACGAGCGGGTCAGCATCGGCGGCGGCGTCGGCGGCCCGCCGGGACCCGACGTGTTCCGGCTCTACGCCGAGCGCGGCGACCGCGTCCCGGCGGCGGCCGAGCGCGTCGGCGCCTACGCCGCAGAGGAGCAGGCCCTCCGCCTGCTCAACCTGCGGTCCGCCGAGCGCGCGGTCGCGGGCGGCGAGCCGGGCCCCGAGGGGAACATCACCAAGCTCGTCCTCGCCGAGCACGGCCACGCCACCGCCG
The sequence above is a segment of the Actinomadura coerulea genome. Coding sequences within it:
- a CDS encoding peptide chain release factor 3 — protein: MSAGIGTAEDVAAEAARRRTFAVISHPDAGKSTLTEALALHAQAIEQAGAVHGKAGRRGVRSDWMDMERSRGISITSSVLRFEFGDTLLNLLDTPGHADFSEDTYRVLAAVDGAIMLLDSAKGLEAQTLKLFDVCRHRGIPVITFVNKWDRPGREPLELLDEVEQRIGLHPAPLNWPVGIAGDFRGLIDRADGSYTRFRRTPGGATRAAAERVPADRAAAEEGQAWVTANEELALLEEIGAVLDMEAFAAGSCTPVLFGAALPNFGVSALLDTVRRLAPAPSARTDAAGHARPVTAPFSGQVFKVQAGMDRAHRDRLAFIRVCSGRFERGATLTHAPTGRPLATKYAQTVFGRDRSTLDAAYPGDVIGLPNASGLTVGDTLYTKTPVTFPPIPAFAPEHFMVARVKDNSRAKQFRRGIDQLDSEGVVQVLRSDLRGDQAPVLAAVGPLQFDVFTARMADEFGAPVELSRLDYTTARITDKESAETLDGRRGVEVLTRTLDGSYIAVFVDKWRVRAIEREHPDLTLTPMLAAGVPD
- a CDS encoding DUF5753 domain-containing protein, translating into MSPVPAGRIGAALAAGLGADESAGPTMPRLVLAAHLRRLRARRGLSARAAARALGSEDRLAALESGVTRCGIDDVLALSELYGVREHATRVALLELARQSHRPGWWQPYRRIIPDWFLPYVGAEQIAAVIRCYAVRYVPDLLQTAEYARARLASAWGAGPVEEVDARVRLRLRRQDVLHRASPACVWTVLDEAALRRPVGGRATMFRQIEHLLELCDLPNVTLQILPLAGAGHAAPAGAMTLLRLPHDDLADVVYLEQLDNAIYPDLPWERDHHRHAMNVLATRASPPARTPLILKELVSAL
- a CDS encoding TetR/AcrR family transcriptional regulator; translated protein: MASTRTASSTRWAGVPAGRRRDERRAMLVRAAFRLFGEEGEAALTVRAVCREAELHTRYFYENFADTGELLAAVYDREAAALGEVLARALDGAGPRPDVRTRAGVRGVLSFISDDPRRGRVLFAEAHGNEVLAERRRAAQDALLEGVLAMSRAESPPLPVVVAATMFTGAMTELARQWADGRLGDDLDAVVDSAVELSLALHATTAPHLPTG
- a CDS encoding oxygenase MpaB family protein; its protein translation is MPSRTNIIAARFERAFDAEIRSRFFRGLEFAGPQGDPGWFGPGSAVWYVHSHLPTLLLGLVGAAYIEGLDPSISWMAYDHSRIPERVDGVPTGGIDPEGAAVRLGHSLSFFIGTAYGSTATAERLARTVRAMHHTVKGTRPDGLAYDADDPDWLRWNYATVVWGLATAHERYHRRPLKGDDLERYYREFVRVGEALGGTDLPATKADVAECLESYLPRLAITPIKAFGTGPNLRDSKTRPWEPGSPFMDWAARDMLPEWARKLALYQPPNPVTLRLRRTALWVVLNALHDATGPLPEFRQARARVAAGVSAPVASTAPDGPDPVLSRAEVEATA
- a CDS encoding acyl-CoA dehydrogenase, encoding MAIAISDEHRELARTARAFLRDQRARAANRALLDAEKETLPAFWGEFAALGLLGLHLPEEHGGGGAGLPELVVVAEELGRAVAPGPMLPTMIASAVLAASGDGELRARLLPGLASGATPAALGLDGALTVTGGAATGDAGVVLGGGLAELLVLPAGDDMVVVRAGAPGVAVEVPGNLDPSRRSARVRLDGAAVEVLAGARAHATAVARTLVSAEAVGGALECVDTATAYAKARRQFGRPIATFQAVKHHCANMLVAAELATAAVWDAARAAAGPSDQFELAAAVAAALALPAFTSDAGLNIQVHGGIGFTWEHDAHLLLRRAATLEAVADPHAAERDVTRLRAAGVVREASLDLPPEDEARRAEIRELAREIAALPPAEQRERLIETGYVQPHWPRPWGVEASAGSQLVIEDEFRAAGVKRPQLGITGWVILTLVQHGTQDQIDRWVRPALTGEEVWCQLFSEPDAGSDAAAVRTRAVKVEGGWLVNGQKVWTSGAQYCRWGFATVRTDPDAPKHSGVTMVVVDMHHPGVEVRPLRQTTGTSDFNEVFFSDVFVPDADVVGEPNKGWTVARATLGNERVSIGGGVGGPPGPDVFRLYAERGDRVPAAAERVGAYAAEEQALRLLNLRSAERAVAGGEPGPEGNITKLVLAEHGHATAALLAEFAGPETAFTEGLGQFAGLMRLGSRGMSIAGGTSEITRNQIAERILGLPRDPLIR
- a CDS encoding SAM-dependent methyltransferase, with translation MDDPRAPHPPPVPEIDTTVSHSARIWDYWLGGKENYEVDRRLGDQIAAVLPDIVEQARADRLFLGRAVRFLAGEAGVRQFLDIGTGLPTADNTHEVAQRVAPDARVVYVDNDPLVLTHARALLAGTPEGATDYLDADLRDTEAVLRGAGATLDLTRPVAITMLGVMWHVTDDAEALGIVRGLMAGTAPGSYLAIAHPTTEITGERMAAAIREWNRFGEPPGIHRTPRQIENLFQGLDLVEPGVVSCTRWRPEATPFGEPEEMDQFCGVARKPDGP